In Comamonadaceae bacterium OS-1, a single window of DNA contains:
- the tgnA gene encoding flavin-dependent trigonelline monooxygenase, reductase component, protein MSRALRDAFGCFATGVTLVTTHWNGQDWGMTCSSFNAVSLDPALVLWNIRHSSASHEAFVRGGGYTVSVLGIEHKELAQAFARGTQAERFAAGQFVRLANQRLQLVDALAWFDCTLQQTMTAGDHDILIGQIDACGSRPGKGLVFERGQFAVDTLEVGVAPTSSFE, encoded by the coding sequence ATGAGCCGTGCACTGCGTGATGCGTTTGGCTGCTTTGCCACCGGGGTGACGCTGGTCACCACCCACTGGAACGGGCAGGACTGGGGCATGACCTGCAGCTCGTTCAATGCCGTGTCGCTGGACCCGGCCCTGGTGCTGTGGAACATCCGCCACAGCAGCGCCAGCCATGAGGCTTTTGTGCGCGGCGGCGGCTACACGGTCAGCGTGCTGGGCATCGAGCACAAGGAACTGGCCCAGGCCTTTGCCCGGGGCACCCAGGCCGAGCGCTTTGCGGCGGGGCAGTTTGTGCGGCTGGCAAACCAGCGCCTGCAACTGGTGGACGCGCTGGCCTGGTTCGACTGCACGCTGCAGCAAACCATGACCGCCGGGGACCACGACATTTTGATCGGCCAGATCGATGCCTGCGGCAGCCGCCCCGGCAAGGGCCTGGTGTTCGAGCGCGGCCAGTTCGCGGTGGACACGCTGGAGGTGGGCGTTGCGCCGACCTCGTCGTTTGAATGA
- the pqiA_1 gene encoding intermembrane transport protein PqiA encodes MQLVPHAILCEGCDAVYPKTRLQPGETARCTRCGTELERYQGDAHKRMLPLVLAGLLMFAVANLFPIVSIVIGGQASDTTLVGAVAALTDEGLGEVAALVLATTLLFPLLQLLVLLYLLLPQPRLLRQNRQSQPLGFAALVKLLQMLQPWGMVEVFLLGVLVAIVKLTSSAEVIAGPALGAFVALTVLLTAILSFPPRNFWHLAFDKVSDAPNP; translated from the coding sequence ATGCAACTTGTCCCCCACGCCATCCTCTGCGAAGGCTGCGACGCGGTCTATCCCAAGACGCGGCTGCAGCCAGGCGAAACCGCGCGCTGCACACGCTGCGGCACGGAACTGGAGCGCTACCAGGGCGATGCCCACAAACGCATGCTGCCGCTGGTACTGGCGGGCCTGCTGATGTTTGCGGTGGCCAACCTGTTCCCCATTGTGTCCATCGTGATTGGCGGCCAGGCCAGCGACACCACCCTGGTGGGCGCGGTGGCGGCACTCACCGACGAAGGCCTGGGCGAGGTGGCGGCCCTGGTGCTGGCCACCACGCTGCTGTTTCCGCTGCTGCAGTTGCTGGTGCTGCTGTACTTGCTGCTGCCCCAGCCGCGCCTGCTGCGCCAGAACCGCCAGAGCCAGCCACTGGGCTTTGCCGCGCTGGTGAAACTGCTGCAAATGCTGCAGCCCTGGGGCATGGTGGAGGTATTTTTGCTGGGCGTGCTGGTGGCCATCGTCAAGCTGACCAGCTCGGCCGAGGTGATTGCCGGCCCGGCGCTGGGCGCGTTTGTGGCGCTGACGGTGCTGCTCACGGCCATTTTGTCCTTCCCGCCGCGCAATTTCTGGCATCTGGCCTTTGACAAGGTGTCTGATGCGCCAAACCCATGA
- the pqiA_2 gene encoding intermembrane transport protein PqiA translates to MSELQTAQSLGLIACHPCGAVWRGATEGAACARCGSKLHRRKPDSLNRTWALLVAAYLMYLPANLLPVMVTSNLLNTKQDTILSGVIYFWVTGAWGLAAVVFVASFLVPLFKLGALTTLAWMAQRHSAHNRADRARLYRIVEVIGRWSMLDVFVVALLAGLVRIQGLAEVTAGLGIAAFATVVVLTMLASLSFDPRLTWDDAPPLSTENLLDPPPHEPA, encoded by the coding sequence ATGAGTGAACTGCAAACCGCCCAGTCGCTAGGTTTGATCGCCTGCCACCCCTGCGGCGCGGTCTGGCGGGGGGCCACCGAGGGCGCAGCCTGCGCCCGCTGCGGCAGCAAACTGCACCGCCGCAAACCCGATAGCCTGAACCGCACCTGGGCGCTGCTGGTCGCGGCCTACCTGATGTACCTGCCCGCCAACCTGCTGCCGGTGATGGTCACCAGCAACCTGCTCAACACCAAGCAAGACACCATCTTGAGCGGGGTGATCTACTTCTGGGTCACCGGGGCCTGGGGCCTGGCCGCAGTGGTGTTTGTGGCCAGCTTTCTGGTGCCGCTGTTCAAGCTGGGCGCGCTGACCACCCTGGCCTGGATGGCCCAGCGGCACAGCGCCCACAACCGGGCCGACCGGGCGCGGCTGTACCGCATCGTCGAGGTGATTGGCCGCTGGTCGATGCTGGACGTGTTTGTGGTGGCGCTGCTGGCCGGGCTGGTGCGCATCCAGGGGCTGGCCGAAGTCACCGCCGGGCTGGGCATTGCCGCCTTTGCCACGGTGGTGGTGCTGACCATGCTGGCCTCGCTGAGCTTTGACCCGCGCCTGACCTGGGACGATGCCCCGCCGCTTTCTACCGAAAACCTTTTGGATCCTCCACCGCATGAGCCCGCCTGA